The window TCTTCTTCACTACTTCTATCATTCATCTTTATTGGTTTAGTATACAAGATTGAATTTGTTGTTGGCTCAGATCCGTCTAATGTATAATATAATCTATAGTTTTCATCATAATCAAAGCTTAATTCAAAACTATCCTCATAAAAACCACTTTTATGAGAAAGCTTTAAATATTTCCATTTACCATCTACTGCATATTTTACTCTAGTACCAGTTAATGAATTTTGATTTGTATCAATACCTTTTCTTATTTCATCTCCTCTTTTTATTAAGAGTTCTCTATTCTTTAGATCATCATCTTTAATATACTCATCAAATTGTTTATAAATTTTTTGCTGCAATTCAATAATATTATTTAAATAATTATCATCTTCAGCAACTTTAACTATCATATTTTTGTATTCATTTGAACTATTAATTAACTTCGATAAATTTATAGAAACATCATTTAGTTTATAAGAAACATTATCCATACATATATATGGCTCTAGTTTATTATCTTCACTGTTGTACAAGAAATATAGATTATTGAAATTATAATTATCCTTGCCATTAAACATTTTGTGTATCACAATATATTTACTTAACATTTTTGTATAAAAAAATTCTAAAGAACTTAGCATTTCATTATCAACAGTATATCTTAAATTCCTTATATATTCAGTTTCACTGTTTAAAGAAACAAAATATCCTATTTCATCATTACGAACTAATTCATAAACCTTTTTTTCCATTATGTAAGTACCCATATCTACTTCATTAAAAAACAATTCTTTTATTTCTAAATCTGATGACTTTATATTACTTAGTTTTGAAACCTGTACAAACGCAAATTTTTTAATATTAGTTTCGTTAATTTTATATAATTTGTAAACTTCATCATCTATTCTAATTTCAAATGGTGCATTTTCATCTTTGCTATTACGTATATCAATTATTGTATAGTCTGAATCTTTCTTCATTTTTACACTTCTCCAAAACATATTACCATTATTACTATTTAATGAAATTAGGTCATCAGAGGATATCTTTAAATCAATTTTATTTATTTCACTATTAACTGAATATAAGTCCATTACTTGCACAGACTCGTTATAATTTTTAAATTCAAAATATATAAATGTAACACATATTAATACAAATAAATATAAAACAGTTTTTTTTAAAAAGTACTCCTTTTTAAACATTCTATTCACCTACTAACCTACGATTTCACCTTCATGAGAAACAATATTAATTGTAAGCGAGTTATCTAAAGAATTAACAGCTTTAATTAAATCATTTTCTTTATTTTGTTTTAATTTAATTTCAAAAATAATTTCGTTGAACATAGGACTTATATTTCTCATTTTTAATTTATACTTTAAACAATTATGCTTTAAAATTTCCTCTATATTTCTTTCTTCAATATTGCTTCCTTTAATTATAAATAAATACGAAGAATTATCTGTTTTACTATATGATAATACTAATATAATTATTGCTATAACTATTGACCCAACTACTGCTATCATGTAAGATCCTGTACCAGCTGATAACCCTACTGCTATCCCCCAAAATAAAAATCCTATGTCTTTTGGATCTTTAACTGCTGCTCTAAATCTTATAATTGACAGTGCACCTACCATACCTAATGATAAAGCTAAGTTACTACCTATAACCATCA of the Abyssisolibacter fermentans genome contains:
- a CDS encoding DUF4956 domain-containing protein, producing MNLIEFINSTSRGLTVRQVVLNMVITLVIAMFIYLVYEKTYDGVMYSKSFNVTIVLVSVVTAMVMMVIGSNLALSLGMVGALSIIRFRAAVKDPKDIGFLFWGIAVGLSAGTGSYMIAVVGSIVIAIIILVLSYSKTDNSSYLFIIKGSNIEERNIEEILKHNCLKYKLKMRNISPMFNEIIFEIKLKQNKENDLIKAVNSLDNSLTINIVSHEGEIVG